A single Eremothecium sinecaudum strain ATCC 58844 chromosome VIII, complete sequence DNA region contains:
- the RPC82 gene encoding DNA-directed RNA polymerase III subunit C82 (Syntenic homolog of Ashbya gossypii AEL282W; Syntenic homolog of Saccharomyces cerevisiae YPR190C (RPC82)), with protein MSLTDLVASVASNEATEETKTGGEQAPILGADVPVSSLEMRTLCPETFLYGELARLHLGERAEIVALMLLNKGRLTVSELSQGIPELSTKSIKTILVSLIQLRCVMYLEEKSMSGRQMTYYYFNREGFQLMLYAGDIVSVIESYFEDESARIIAVQIVQNVLALGSLATKDYLSSMNMPGVHVSEIVAMFVKLVELGFLVPLSAVHYTPVGDLWSVLYKREYNAIPKTSVLSDAKKRAEAKAKTKQHFSKILKSTEFRSVLTTDPQTSLRKVKETVPLTFDLQRYMKNRRSRHLVQLAKSRVGTVPSIIYQTALKITELHSPSLFDPLCKTGLLQELEEKISIEEDRNLDDEKLPGVTFNAVDISRHLPDIDLRGSLVSEQRTSKRPTQQSEPQKRMKTEDGFVVPQNPLPPVLEEAEDYDEDQNELLMADDSALEPRSLELINGHLKLLATASIPFLIESKPGLYFVPYSKIIPLLKTAVYDCIIASTVGPSAHRILRCVRDNNLVSEKVINNTALMKERDIRSVVATLVRYNALEIVEVPRTVDRAASRAVFLFRIHEQHAFDFMKQNLTWNIANSIHKIEILKEENATLLKKAQREDVKGKEAELLLPTELNQLKLVNERELNSYARRIRLLSLWEVFTMF; from the coding sequence ATGTCGTTGACTGATCTAGTGGCTTCTGTAGCTTCCAATGAAGCCACGGAGGAAACGAAGACTGGAGGGGAGCAGGCACCTATTTTGGGAGCAGATGTACCAGTATCGTCACTAGAGATGAGGACTCTATGTCCCGAAACATTCTTATATGGGGAACTGGCCAGGTTGCATTTAGGCGAAAGGGCAGAGATTGTTGCATTGATGCTTTTGAATAAAGGCCGATTGACGGTTTCGGAGTTGTCCCAGGGTATTCCAGAGCTGTCTACCAAGAGTATTAAAACTATTTTGGTTAGTTTGATCCAATTGAGATGCGTGATGTATCTGGAGGAAAAGTCGATGTCTGGGCGTCAGATGACGTACTACTACTTTAATCGGGAGGGTTTTCAGTTGATGCTGTATGCTGGGGATATTGTTTCAGTTATAGAAtcatattttgaagatgaGAGTGCGCGGATCATCGCGGTGCAGATTGTTCAGAACGTACTTGCATTGGGCTCCCTAGCGACAAAAGATTACTTGAGCTCCATGAATATGCCCGGCGTTCATGTTTCTGAAATTGTTGCGATGTTTGTGAAGCTGGTAGAACTCGGTTTTCTTGTTCCGTTGTCAGCGGTGCATTATACACCTGTTGGAGACCTGTGGAGTGTTCTTTATAAAAGAGAATATAATGCAATTCCGAAGACTTCAGTGCTTTCTGACGCAAAAAAGCGAGCGGAAGCGAAGGCGAAGACAAAGCAACATTTTAGCAAGATCCTGAAGAGCACTGAATTCCGCTCTGTGTTGACTACAGATCCGCAAACGTCTCTAAGAAAGGTGAAGGAAACAGTCCCGCTTACTTTTGACTTACAGCGTTATATGAAGAACAGGCGCTCAAGGCATTTAGTCCAGCTTGCAAAATCCCGGGTTGGAACTGTCCCATCAATAATCTATCAAACTGCATTAAAAATTACTGAATTGCATTCTCCTTCACTATTTGATCCTTTGTGCAAGACAGGTCTTCTACAGGAGCTAGAAGAGAAGATATccattgaagaagatagaAATCTTGATGATGAGAAATTACCAGGAGTGACATTTAATGCGGTAGATATCTCTAGACACCTGCCTGATATAGATCTACGTGGGTCATTGGTATCTGAACAGAGAACCTCTAAGAGGCCAACGCAGCAGTCTGAACCGCAGAAAAGAATGAAGACTGAGGACGGCTTTGTCGTACCTCAAAATCCTCTGCCACCTGTGcttgaagaagcagaagatTACGATGAAGATCAAAATGAGTTGTTGATGGCTGACGACAGTGCGTTAGAACCAAGATCACTGGAACTCATAAATGGCCATTTAAAACTGTTAGCTACAGCATCTATCCCCTTTTTGATTGAGTCGAAGCCTGGTCTTTACTTTGTTCCATATTCCAAGATTATACCTTTGCTAAAGACAGCTGTATACGATTGCATTATTGCTTCAACTGTTGGTCCATCTGCACATAGGATCCTACGTTGTGTACGGGACAATAATCTAGTTTCTGAAAAGGTAATCAATAATACTGCTTTAATGAAAGAAAGAGATATTAGGTCTGTTGTTGCAACACTTGTCAGATACAATGCCCTGGAAATTGTGGAAGTACCGCGTACTGTAGATAGAGCTGCATCCAGGGCTGTGTTCTTATTTAGAATACATGAGCAGCATGCTTTTGATTTCATGAAGCAAAACTTAACTTGGAACATTGCAAATTCTATTCATAAAATAGAGATTCTTAAGGAAGAGAATGCTACTTTACTAAAAAAGGCTCAGAGAGAGGACGTTAAGGGTAAAGAGGCTGAGCTACTGCTGCCTACGGAGTTAAACCAACTGAAGTTGGTTAATGAACGTGAACTAAACAGTTACGCAAGAAGAATCAGGCTTTTATCTTTATGGGAAGTATTTACAATGTTCTGA
- a CDS encoding HHL312Wp (Non-syntenic homolog of Ashbya gossypii ABL003C; Syntenic homolog of Saccharomyces cerevisiae YGR055W (MUP1)) — protein sequence MPFGIRAGEFYTRGKVADAKDDITNFSDGEASEHFVTQLDKGSKHLGVISAISLILNRIVGTGIFVVTPDIYRLAGSVGLTLILWVVGAAIALIGAYVYMEFGSAIPRNGGEKNYLEYLFKKPKFFVTSLYAAYVFLIGSAAGNSVFGAQMLLTAGNGELSNRNVRAVAVSILLFFSILNAVSVKTGIFITNTFGVLKILIMAFIAVVGLVALGGGVNNASGKENFHNAFEGSDRITAYGMVSAIYSVIWSFVGYSNINYALGEVKNPVRTLKIAAPVSLILLTVLYLFVNIAYFAVIPKAEIYATKSRIAVNFFGAVFGQKARRISAGIISLSSLGNVCSVVFSQGRIIQQLGREGVLPYSSFFASSKPFNSPTVGLLQHFIFCSIIIVGPPTGDAYNLILNLNSYPMNIVNTAISGGLLWIYWQRYKGRVEWDPPIKAGVVVTTIFFLTSIYLVIAPYVPPSNGNSTYDSLPYWIHCVLAWGVFGIGAIYWFIWTRLLPKRGNYKLVYSEVLGDDGFWRNKIVKEHNEAKFVGHDEADDSSLSFKNIAKVPSVEYVK from the coding sequence ATGCCCTTTGGAATACGGGCTGGTGAGTTTTATACACGAGGGAAGGTTGCCGACGCTAAGGATGACATTACTAATTTCAGCGATGGGGAGGCATCAGAGCATTTCGTTACCCAGTTAGATAAAGGCTCTAAACATCTAGGAGTTATATCTGCAATATCTCTCATATTAAATCGGATTGTTGGTACTGGTATATTCGTTGTCACTCCTGACATCTATAGACTGGCCGGATCAGTTGGATTAACGTTAATCCTTTGGGTTGTCGGTGCTGCGATCGCATTGATAGGTGCATATGTTTATATGGAATTTGGGTCAGCTATACCGCGGAATGGTGGTGAAAAGAACTATTTGGAATATCTTTTCAAGAAACCGAAGTTCTTCGTAACCTCTTTATATGCTGCTTATGTCTTTTTGATCGGTTCTGCGGCTGGAAATTCTGTTTTTGGAGCTCAAATGCTCCTGACAGCTGGTAATGGTGAGCTTTCAAATCGGAATGTCAGGGCTGTTGCCGTTtctattctattattctTCTCTATACTGAACGCTGTTTCTGTGAAAACAGGTATCTTTATTACAAACACTTTTGGGGTGTTGAAGATTTTAATTATGGCTTTTATTGCAGTAGTGGGCCTTGTTGCTCTTGGAGGGGGTGTCAACAACGCATCTGGTAAGGAGAATTTTCATAATGCATTTGAAGGTTCTGACAGGATTACTGCATATGGTATGGTTTCCGCCATTTACAGCGTTATTTGGTCATTTGTTGGTTACTCAAATATTAATTATGCTCTTGGAGAGGTGAAAAATCCAGTGAGAACATTGAAGATCGCAGCTCCAGTGTCCTTAATACTGTTGACTGTACTGTACCTTTTTGTTAATATCGCTTATTTTGCTGTTATTCCTAAAGCTGAGATATATGCAACCAAATCTCGAATTGCGGTGAACTTCTTTGGTGCTGTCTTTGGACAGAAGGCAAGGAGGATTTCAGCGGGCATTATTTCTCTCAGTTCGTTGGGTAATGTGTGTTCAGTTGTCTTTTCGCAAGGAAGAATTATCCAGCAATTGGGCAGAGAAGGTGTTCTTCCCTATTCATCTTTCTTTGCATCTTCAAAACCATTCAATTCTCCAACTGTGGGTTTATTACAACATTTCATTTTTTGTTCCATAATCATCGTTGGTCCACCTACAGGCGATGCCTACAATTTAATTCTTAATTTGAACAGTTATCCAATGAATATTGTTAACACTGCAATTAGTGGAGGTTTACTTTGGATTTACTGGCAACGTTATAAGGGAAGAGTTGAATGGGACCCACCTATCAAAGCAGGCGTCGTAGTTACAACTATTTTCTTTTTGACAAGTATATATCTTGTTATTGCACCCTACGTTCCTCCTTCTAATGGTAACAGTACTTACGATTCATTACCATATTGGATTCACTGTGTTTTGGCGTGGGGTGTTTTTGGCATTGGCGCTATTTACTGGTTTATTTGGACACGCTTGTTGCCAAAGCGTGGCAACTACAAATTGGTTTACTCAGAAGTGCTTGGTGACGACGGTTTTTGGAGAAACAAGATCGTGAAGGAACACAATGAGGCAAAGTTTGTCGGGCACGATGAAGCGGATGATTCTTCCCTGTCCTTCAAAAATATAGCTAAAGTACCTTCCGTGGAATACGTTAAATAA
- a CDS encoding pepsin-like aspartic protease (Syntenic homolog of Ashbya gossypii AGL192W; Syntenic homolog of Saccharomyces cerevisiae YLR121C (YPS3), YDR144C (MKC7) and YLR120C (YPS1); Tandem gene duplication in Saccharomyces cerevisiae): MTVLKQPRLSTAIALLALAPWGSAPIVGASPIPDTAVKPQYVKLDLEKSWGEWEEALDPSPAGTGWGGWEKAIDSHDKRPAKRSLLHKRSHPVKFDMKNREVYYSVNVTVGTPEQAMTVLLDTGSSDLWVVGSDVKCTPRLKEDPTCKALGTFNTNNSCTWSGNGTRFSIEYADSSFARGEWGMDVVHVNGLKVDGLTFAVADEAASSVGVFGIGLTGLETTNEVEPPHSYDNFPLLLKRNGVIASNSYSLYTNQYNAEYGSILFGGVDHKKYKGKLLTVPIINTDPKRSSVPTSLSVTLNGVTYSTAENKTDTIHSPIGALLDSGTTLSYFPKEIADAMAVAVGAQWSEQFGSYVRKCPADNDKSTLDFNFSGNKIRVPIDDYSIYTSVPGLCAFGFMPYGGDIAILGDVFLTAAYVVYDLDRLEISIAEANYSTAEEIEPIVSGVPRAEKAPGYSNVWVPNNQK; this comes from the coding sequence ATGACAGTGCTTAAACAGCCTAGATTGTCAACTGCAATTGCATTGCTGGCTCTTGCTCCATGGGGAAGTGCTCCAATTGTTGGAGCTAGCCCGATTCCTGATACCGCAGTGAAGCCTCAATACGTTAAACTAGACTTGGAGAAATCTTGGGGAGAATGGGAAGAAGCCCTCGACCCTTCTCCAGCTGGTACGGGCTGGGGAGGATGGGAAAAAGCCATCGATTCTCACGACAAGCGACCTGCGAAGAGATCTTTGCTACATAAGCGCAGTCACCCTGTGAAGTTTGATATGAAAAATAGGGAAGTCTACTATTCAGTCAATGTCACCGTTGGTACACCTGAACAGGCCATGACCGTTCTACTTGACACTGGATCAAGTGATTTGTGGGTTGTGGGTTCCGATGTGAAATGTACTCCTAGACTAAAGGAGGATCCAACTTGTAAAGCACTTGGCACTTTTAATACCAATAATTCATGTACATGGTCAGGAAATGGTACTAGATTTTCCATTGAATACGCTGATAGCAGTTTTGCAAGAGGTGAATGGGGTATGGATGTCGTGCATGTTAACGGTCTCAAAGTTGATGGCTTAACTTTTGCTGTTGCAGATGAGGCCGCTAGTTCTGTTGGTGTGTTTGGAATTGGTCTAACCGGTCTTGAAACTACCAATGAGGTTGAACCACCACATTCATACGATAACTTCCCTCTATTGTTAAAACGTAATGGTGTCATTGCAAGTAATTCCTACTCCCTTTACACCAACCAATACAACGCTGAATATGGTTCTATCCTTTTCGGCGGTGTCGACCATAAGAAGTACAAAGGAAAGTTGTTAACTGTGCCAATTATTAACACTGATCCTAAAAGAAGTTCTGTGCCAACTTCTTTGTCTGTAACATTGAATGGCGTCACTTACAGTACTGCTGAAAACAAAACCGATACAATACACTCACCAATAGGAGCTCTACTAGACAGTGGTACTACCCTATCCTACTTTCCAAAGGAAATTGCCGATGCAATGGCAGTAGCAGTAGGTGCACAATGGAGTGAACAATTCGGCTCCTACGTTCGTAAATGTCCCGCTGATAATGACAAAAGTACATTGGACTTTAACTTTAGTGGAAACAAAATCAGAGTCCCAATCGATGACTATTCTATTTACACTAGTGTACCTGGCCTATGCGCTTTCGGATTTATGCCATATGGCGGTGATATCGCTATTTTGGGTGATGTTTTCTTGACCGCTGCTTATGTTGTTTATGACTTGGATAGGTTGGAAATCTCCATTGCTGAAGCTAACTACAGCACAGCTGAAGAAATTGAACCAATCGTATCCGGGGTCCCAAGAGCTGAAAAAGCCCCTGGTTATTCTAACGTTTGGGTTCCTAACAATCAAAAATAG
- the QCR2 gene encoding ubiquinol--cytochrome-c reductase subunit 2 (Syntenic homolog of Ashbya gossypii ACL199C; Syntenic homolog of Saccharomyces cerevisiae YPR191W (QCR2)) — translation MRSQKLQLAKQATRKLTISAKDSSSKVSTLAIKVNGGSRYATKDGIAHLLSRFNFHNTSNKSALRLVRESELLGGKFKSEVDREHITLSAVFLKENLPYFVNALANVLYKTSFRPHELTESVLPAAHHDLLAAESSAVTKAENLLYNVTFRKGLGNPVLYDGVEKITIEDIKSYADKVFTKENIEVIGQGINEADLKRFVNDSLLSSLPTGASLASSSKAKQYAGEARLRSAGESVVAIGIPVAVKDFATYEVLSRYLTSDLYKLSPLLKKAKLDKFSDCGLFSLYVQGANTSEVSANIKKIVVDLKAGSDLSVASEYSALQLALENECAFTPVELALNKVKDFKLGKFNYVAVGDVSNLPYAEDLN, via the coding sequence ATGCGTTCACAAAAACTGCAATTGGCGAAGCAAGCTACTAGAAAGCTAACTATCTCTGCCAAAGACAGTAGTTCAAAGGTTTCTACTTTGGCTATTAAAGTTAATGGTGGTTCACGTTATGCTACTAAGGATGGTATTGCACACTTGCTATCAAGATTTAACTTCCACAACACCAGCAACAAGTCTGCATTGAGACTAGTTAGGGAATCGGAATTATTGGGTGGAAAATTTAAGTCTGAGGTTGACAGAGAACATATTACTTTGTCTGCTGTATTCCTAAAGGAAAATTTGCCATATTTTGTCAATGCCTTGGCTAATGTTTTGTACAAGACTTCTTTTAGACCACATGAATTGACTGAATCTGTCCTTCCAGCTGCTCATCACGACCTTTTAGCAGCAGAGAGTTCTGCAGTTACCAAGGCTGAAAATTTATTGTATAACGTCACCTTTAGAAAAGGATTGGGTAACCCTGTGTTGTACGACGGCGTGGAGAAGATTACTATTGAGGATATCAAGAGCTACGCTGACAAGGTTTTTACCAAGGAAAACATAGAGGTTATCGGCCAAGGTATTAATGAAGCTGATTTGAAGAGGTTTGTCAATGACTCTTTATTGTCTTCATTGCCAACTGGTGCATCTCTAGCTTCATCATCTAAGGCTAAGCAATATGCTGGCGAAGCAAGATTGAGATCCGCTGGTGAATCAGTAGTAGCTATTGGTATCCCAGTTGCTGTTAAGGACTTTGCTACTTATGAGGTATTGTCTAGATACTTAACCTCTGACTTGTACAAACTCTCTCCATTGTTGAAGAAAGCTAAGTTGGACAAATTTTCTGACTGCGGTTTGTTCTCCTTGTACGTTCAAGGAGCTAACACCTCCGAGGTCTCTGCTAATATTAAGAAGATTGTTGTCGACTTGAAGGCTGGTAGTGACCTCTCTGTAGCCAGTGAATATTCAGCGTTGCAATTGGCTTTGGAAAATGAGTGTGCTTTTACCCCAGTTGAACTAGCTTTGAACAAGGTTAAGGACTTTAAGCTGGGCAAGTTCAACTATGTTGCAGTTGGTGATGTCAGCAACCTGCCATATGCTGAAGACCTAAACTAG
- a CDS encoding pepsin-like aspartic protease (Syntenic homolog of Ashbya gossypii AGL192W; Syntenic homolog of Saccharomyces cerevisiae YLR121C (YPS3), YDR144C (MKC7) and YLR120C (YPS1); Tandem gene duplication in Saccharomyces cerevisiae), translating to MKFLGLVAASGLLASAPFAGANPIPETSNKPQYIKLDLDKSRAEPVIGSDKLTNELIQLERAGSHPVQIDIKNRDVYYSVNVSIGTPPQEITVLIDTGSSDLWVVGSDVKCSPTDPSDPTCKALGTYDKTKSSGWSSNNTKFSIEYLDGSYGIGEWGMDAINMDGVKVDGLTFGVANESSTSIGVLGIGLPELESTSDDNPPHYYDNLPLLLKRNGVIARNAYSLYTNQLDAKSGSILFGGVDHAKYTGQLYTVPIVSTRRGTSKPSALAVSMSGLVYSSGGKKTNAVTTQIPALLDSGTTLSYFPQEMADGIAKAVGATWDNKVKAYLAKCPADNDKSTFDFNFSGVQISVPIQDYVLEAVSPGVCAFGFMPYNNRIAILGDIFLTAAYVVYDLDKLEISLAQAKYNAGEKIEPIITEVPGAKKAPGFSNALNF from the coding sequence ATGAAATTTCTCGGACTCGTTGCTGCGAGCGGCTTGCTGGCCAGTGCTCCATTCGCGGGAGCCAACCCAATTCCCGAGACCTCCAACAAACCTCAATACATTAAGTTAGACTTGGACAAGTCTAGAGCAGAACCAGTTATCGGCAGTGATAAACTAACTAATGAGTTGATACAGCTAGAAAGGGCAGGCAGTCATCCTGTTCAGATCGACATCAAAAACAGAGATGTATACTACTCGGTCAATGTCAGTATTGGTACACCTCCACAGGAGATAACCGTGCTAATCGACACTGGGTCAAGTGATTTATGGGTTGTAGGTTCCGACGTGAAATGTAGTCCTACTGATCCAAGTGACCCAACTTGTAAAGCATTGGGTACCTATGATAAAACTAAGTCATCTGGCTGGTCATCTAATAATACTAAGTTTTCCATTGAATACCTCGACGGTAGTTACGGTATAGGTGAATGGGGTATGGATGCCATTAATATGGATGGTGTCAAAGTTGATGGCTTAACCTTCGGTGTGGCAAACGAATCTTCCACCTCAATTGGTGTGTTGGGGATCGGTCTACCAGAATTAGAATCCACAAGTGATGATAATCCACCACACTATTATGATAATTTACCTTTATTGTTAAAGCGTAACGGTGTTATTGCAAGGAACGCATACTCCCTTTACACTAACCAATTGGACGCTAAATCAGGATCTATTCTTTTCGGAGGTGTTGACCATGCTAAGTACACTGGCCAATTATACACTGTCCCAATTGTTAGCACTAGAAGGGGCACTTCTAAACCATCCGCTTTGGCTGTTTCAATGAGTGGACTAGTCTACAGTTCTGGGGGCAAAAAGACTAATGCTGTGACCACACAAATTCCTGCTCTATTGGACAGTGGTACCACACTATCCTACTTCCCACAGGAAATGGCTGATGGTATTGCAAAAGCTGTAGGTGCTACATGGGATAATAAAGTTAAGGCATACCTTGCTAAATGCCCTGCTGACAACGACAAAAGTACATTCGATTTCAACTTTAGTGGTGTTCAAATTAGTGTCCCTATCCAAGATTATGTTTTGGAAGCTGTTAGCCCCGGTGTCTGTGCTTTCGGTTTCATGCCTTACAACAATAGAATCGCTATTTTGGGTGACATATTCTTGACTGCTGCTTACGTTGTCTACGACTTGGACAAGCTAGAGATCTCCCTAGCTCAAGCTAAATACAATGCTGGTGAAAAAATTGAACCTATTATCACTGAAGTCCCAGGCGCCAAGAAAGCCCCAGGCTTTTCTAACGCTTTGAACTTCTAA